The window AAGATTAGATAGGAAAAATGGGTAAGCAAATACTTACTGATTAAAGACACTTTGCAATTAAAAAATCACCTTACTACAGTGAAACTTTCAGGAGGGGGGAGGGAAAGCAAAGTTGGACAAAGATAGTGACAACTTATACGTGTGTGAACAAagacatagcaatcattttttaACATGGTGACTACAGAAAAACTAAACAGCAAGTGGAAATTCTACGACATTACTACTAATCCTCAATGAAGAAAAAGTCAACAAGCAAAATTTACATTTACGCAAGTGGCTCAAATGTCTTAACTTGTTTTACACTGCcaacttcattttctttcttgaaaTTAAAGCATAAAGGGTTTTGGACAGAAATCAAATCCAGCATCGTGGCTATACCAAAACGAAAAAATGCCAAGTATGGTTGTCTTCAAATTGGTGTAATTCCTACCTTCTTAACCCGTACAAAACCTTCAACTCTACATCCTCCTGCTGAGGGCGCAGGTCTTTTTGGATCTTTTGTCTTGTCAGATTTATCCTCTAAAGCAAGTCTTTTAGACTCCAGTGAAACAGATGCAACCAAAGTTTCCATTGTctgcaaataattaaaaaacccAGTAATGCCACATATATAATAGGTGACAACATCAACACCTATGCAGGACTACACAATTCAATCATAGGTTTCTAGTATAGAAAAATGATATCAATTGCATTGATAGAGGTGCAGAGTCATGCTACATATacatttcccttttcctttatttatttaatttttgttttgttcttttACTTCCTTGCTTTTCTTCACCTTATTTTTGCCTTTCCCTTTTAAAACTTTGGGCATGCAACTCAATATTGTTTCTTACCTAGACCAGACTTTCAGTGTTTTGATCGCCAAAATATGATTCATACTCATGATGTCCATGTTCATCCCTATATTAAAACAGACAACAAACTTCTGATTTGAATACAGCAAATTCAAATATTACATAAGGTCattataaatgaaaatttctGCTACTTAAAGCTAAAGAAGAGAAAAGTTTGCACTACAGAAGGAAATTTTTAATGAGAAAGTTCAGATTAACCAAGACAAACATATAATAAGCAAACAGTTTTTAACAGGCAACAAAGGTGAAAGAATCAAATTTGGACAAAGATAGTGACAACTTATACGTGTGTGAACAAAGATAGCAAATAAGGTTTAATACAGAGAAAAAGTAAAATTCTGGACCAACATTCATATTAGTGCCATACAGCAGCCTAGCAGATATTGCGCATAGTCCACTTTATGTCTAGGACCCTTTCCACCGAACCTAATAATGCAAGtattatcaaattaaattcaACTTTAATGTCAACGAAAAGGAGAACAAGGTATAAAAAATGAAACTGAAACATTAGAAAATTTCCAACAGGAATATTGCAAGCAGATTCCAAGTATGAAGCTATTGGACAAGGCCAACAAATCATAAGTAAGGATGACAAAaagagaatttaaaaaaaaaaaaacttcttgaGCAGTTctccattaattttttttagtccAAGAGAGATTTTAAGATCTTACAAGAAGAAAGGAGAAATGGAGAATTAAACCAGTAATATAGGCAGCTACCTccttttcattatttcttcGGCTGTCTTGAAGTCATTGCAAAGCTTCTGTCCACAACCGTTACGCCAAACATCCCGATCAGGCACACCTTCAGTAAAATAATTTTGCTCTCCTGAAGCAGCCTCAGTCAAATCTGGATCTGGATCTAGATCAGAATTTGGATGTTTAACGTCCAAAATTGCTGCTGCAGAGCCATCACCTAAGCCATCACCAATTCCGATAGTGATATATGATCAGAAATATAATACTAAACTAATGAAACCATGTCTTctcaaaagaaaggaaatgaaagaaaaaaactatAGCTCCCATTTTGTAGGGCAGAGCATGTCATACCCttcggggaaaaaaaaaagaaaagaaaagaatcaagaTGACGGGATAAGCTCAGGTTCCTATTACCATGTAGTATACGCTTTGCTTTACtgtaaaaaaagaagaagatggaaGGATCCTATTCCCTTACGCATTGTCACGGATATAAAAGGTAGCAGCCTCATGATTTTCCAGGTGTTCAGTATCAACCTGCTGGAATATTTCcggcattaaaaaaaaaagaaattcgtCAAAACCATGTCCTTTTTCTACTGTTTTGTAACTAAATAAAGTCCAGTTGCCTACTTTGAATCTTTGCTTTATTCAAAGTGTTTTTTCGTATGATAAAATCGTGAGTTGAGTAAACTTGACCTATCGTTTTCTGGAATAAAATCGCTTTTTTGGTTGCTGGAGTCTTTTCGAGTCAATAATATGGATAGGGAAATGCAGCAATGAGCATTGAACGAATGCCCTGTTACGGCCTGCTGTTAGACCACTTGGGCATTTCAACAAACAGTAAACGAAcatgaaaaattccagcaattctTTGCTCAAATGAAGCCACGGTTGGCCCCAAAATCATCAGAAGTACAagggatttcaaattcaatcatgATATAAACATGCGCATGCTAAAATTTGAACAATCAACGGGGCAATTGCAATAAACGAAGCCATGGCAGACATGCTTAGAGGACTTGGGAAGGaactgaaattcaaagaaaaaggggCGACTTATAGTGCTCTTACTTGAGCGGTGGCGACGGCGATTATGACGAAGCTGAAGACGGTGAGTTGGAATTGGAAGATGACTAGGTCTGACTTCCTCCGAGAGCCTTCATCTAGTGTTACAGAGAACGGCAGCAGCCCAGGAGGTTGTGCGCGGTGTTGGCGATGGCAGACAGCAGCAGAGCGGACGCGGACTGGTGGTGACCTGGTTCTTCCTCCTCTGTCCGTTGCCGCGTCTTTCTCTCCTGATCTTCCTGTCAGCCGCCACTCTTCCTTcactctatttttttcttttcatgctCAAGGCCTCACTTCCAAGAACCCTAGCTGCTTCTCTGCTCTtctgtttctctttttctcctctAAAACCTAGCCGCCCTTTCTCAGGGCTTCCCCCTCAGCTTTTCTTGCTCACGGGAAGGAAGGGTTAGTTCACCATAGGAAGGAAAGACTGAGAATGAAATTTGTCTAAGTGTTGGAAGAGAGAAGCGGCGAGACTTTTGTTTGTGTGTGTACAaccaaaacgacgtcgttttgtaGAGATTTTAGCCACCCCCCCGCGCCTCTTTCAGATTTCAGACTggcgctcttttttttttggcatctaAGCACGTCTTTGAGATTCCAGGATTCACGCCTTTAGCTTCatacatcttttttcttttcttttttagccaatttttttttcaggtttcttttttcatacttaatctcttttttttttccttaatctcatctataaatatcaaataaattatttgatattggtttcttttttgtgcatgtatatatgtgtgcttgttTGTGTCTATATACATCTTTTTGGGTTTGGACAACTcaatatacaaattatttaagaaaTTACCTTACAATAAAACTTACACAATAAaacatgtttcaaaaatttaacatgCATAGAATCGCTTATATACAGTATAACACTTCTTACTCATGCTTATCCTACTCTTTgtctattacttagtttttataataaattaaaagaaacatgtaatcaaatattctgttaaatgtgttacaactctcaatcttattgcacgacagatattttactgaataattttaatttcgtatatacccattccatatgaaaataattattacttatgatgtattacacgttatactaatctttcacagtgctaacattagactacaaattatattcaattacactttttcaaattatttcagttattgatttttgggggttgttataAGGAATAATAAACAATTCGTGAAAAAATTTTTATGCTCAGACATGTCTATTATGTCAACttagcaaaaattacaaatatctaaaaatagtttgttattatatcatttgcattttgctaatacgtaatgaataggggctaaattataaaattagggtgtcatatcTTCGGTGCTTttgctaatataaaagaattgggggctaaaaaataaaattagggtgtcatagtagaattagtgaaagTTGATGAAAATACTGTAGTATACAGTGAtgcaaaaagttgtcacaaaattgGAATCGGGTAGACTTTCAATGACAACAAGTTATGTTGTCACTGTAGAGAGAGCGTTTGTGACGACTTTATTTGAGTTGTCATAAATTCATTTCCCACGGCATCAAATGAGATGCGCGCCAACTATTTCGTGACGAGTTGAGAATGACAACTTCCAATGTTGTCACTGATTATGCTTGTGCTGTACTCATCTGTGATGACACCTAATGTCGTCACTGAATTAGGTTATCTGTGACAAGATTTTTGTTGTCACATAAATTTTTGTCACTGAAAAACATATTTCTTGTAGTGACTAGAGTCCCTTAAAGTCATTATCTAGCTGAAATACAAATCAAAGTTATTGATTATTCAATCAGTTCATTCAAAATTTGTTTGTCAACTAATGCTGTTGGACGTGGACTTGAATTAGTAGTAATTAagattttaaaattgatttgatattGATGAAACTTGAAATTCAGTTGTAAGAAATTTAAGTTACTAGAGATTGACTTCCTAAAGGTGTGAGACTCGAaaaattaacaaatcaaatgtaaatcaaaattttaaacttgttaaaataaacaaaaatgccAGCTAGCTCATTTTGATTAGTCTTGTTTACATGCCTAGTAACCTAGGacgaaaacatcaaaaatacaCTTGCTCCTATTATGAGGTTCCATTAAAACCATACACAAACAAACCAGTTTTTACTTGAATTTTTCTCCTTGTTGAACTTCTAAGTGCATAATCGAGCAAAATACGTCTTGGTGGATTAAATTAGGGCTAGAGTATCGTGGTTTTGTGATGACCGCAAGGAGACGCAGGAAAAGGTCTTTGCTTATTGCGTCTAATGAGATGAACTAAATTGGTTCTTGAATATTTCGTTGAACTTTTTGCTTTTGTAATTTCTTGTGAGTGTGGTAAGACATTTACTATAATTGCAACAACCAAAGTAATTTCTTAAAATATATTAGTTTAAAAGCACGTACGTGGCATTACCTGTCTCCAAtattaatgagtgtgtttggattgctgaattatttcacataatattttgcttgcatcataaacacatttttcaatccaccattttatattcttaattagtttttttatctcacatacatcatattacaaaaagtattacagtaattatttcaaataatactctttccaaacacactcaatagTAGTTATTGTTTTAATGGTCAATGTTGATGTACATATACCAAGAAGGTATCCATCAAAGGATCAAATTTAGTTACAAAAATACTTTTATATCAAAAATGGTTATGTTGAGTACCAGCAAGTTCGTGATCGATCTTCGTGTGCTACCTTGCTGTGTATCTTTGGAGTAAACTCTACACAGCCTTGGGGGATTAGTCTAGCCAAAAGGTTGGAATACTCTTAAGTGAAAAAAACGGTTATGTTGAGGAAATTAGTTTTTGGATACAATTTAAGAACTAAAGACCattgaaaataaataattaatcgcCACAGATTCCATTCTTTGCAATTTGGCATCTTTAGACTTTTGATCATTTTCTCTGATAAAACCACAaagtaaagatttttttttacagGTGGATTATCCatagaaatgtaatttttaccacttaaaccacaaaatatACATTGTCACTAAaatcctagttaattagctaaaaacattactaaaacacaccaaaattaaataataaaatacgCTAAAACATGTAAAATATACACTTATCAATAGACGTGGCAATCGGGTCAAAAATAAGGGTAACGGATTGGGTTGAGATCCAGGTATAACAGAAAACCTACTGATTTAATCACGACCCGACAACCTGCAAAGGGTAGAATACTTGAcctaaacctgaaatttttggACATCATATGATTTGAAACACAATTTTAATTTACTAATATACCACTATAGTTTCTAACAGAACCAATTTTGCACAAGGCTAATTACATAACGAAGTAATAAAAGTCtcaataaaataattccaaaatagatctgaaataaattaaaacactgTAAAAGTGTAATATCCCAAACctgatataaaataaattaaatcactataaaagtagaaaaataatgtaatatattatttgtccaaatatattaattccaacttcacacaagtcaaacaaattcatttaggattaatgATTAATGCCTTGGGAAAAAaggaataacttagtttagttagataaaatatttttatatttattaaattcttTTTAATTCATAAACGAATTATCGGATCAACCCGTGGGTAACCTAAATTCGACCTGTTATCTTTTCAGGTTCACCAGGTTCGACCCGATTCTGATCTAAATCTGCAAAATCTCAAttcaaacccattaatttcgtattAAATTCGTATGATGTTTTCAAGTTGtatcgaaaattgccacccctacttgTAAAGCAAGTCTTTGCAATTTTCACATGTGATATTATATAAATCTCGGGTCTATATAAGCGTACGCTGGCGGCACTTTGCTACCACAACCAAAATCTCACCCTCAAAATTTCCTTTCCTTCTCACAAAGTCTCCCAGCTGCGATACTTTTTTCCTTCTTACAACTCTCACTCCCATTATTCTCTTTCCTTCTCACAATGGTTAACTTGATTGCCTCTCACATCGTCAAACCAGCAAAACCAATCCCCACAAAAGTAATGTTTTTATCTGAGTGTGATCAACGTGTGCCCGTGACTCATGTAACTATCGTCCATTTTTACAAGCCAGAAGGTCCAGAATTGCTAAAAGATGCCACTGGGGTTTTGAAAGAATCACTAAGCGAAGCCTTGGTGGCGTTTCATCCGCTTGCTGGACGTTTATACCAGAAAGATGGGGGCCGAGTTGAGCTGCAGTGCAATTCCATGGGAGCTTTACTTGTTGAAGCACAATCTGAGCTCAAAATACAGGATTTCGGAGACTTCTGTCCAACCCCACAAATCCGTGCCCTGATCCCACCTATAGATAACAATAATACTCCCCTTCATGAGATACCGCTCCTTCTAGCGCAAATTACAAAGTTTGCCTGTGGTGGTGTTTCTATAGGCTTGGCCGTGTCACATGTCATTGCGGACGGCCACAGCGGGTGTCATTTTGTTTCCGAATGGGCAAAGATTGCACGTGGTGAAAAATCTGATGATCAACCATTTCTAGATCGAACAATTTTTCAGAAATATGAAGACGATCACCCATCATCAACAGCCCCAAAATTACAATACTCGGACTTTTTCCCACTACCCGTCCTGATAGGCCAGTCTAGCAGCTTGGAAGAGCGTAAAAAGACTACCATCTGCGCCATGCTTAAGTTAAGTAAAGACCAAATTGAGCAGATCAGGAACAAGGCCAACTACCAAGATTTGATGATTCACAAAACTAGCAATCAAAGCCCCTTTAGCCGGTTTGTAGCAGTATCTGCACATATATGGAAGTGCTTATCCAAGGCCCGTATGCACAACCCCGCCCAAGAAACGGTTCTATATGTGAATATGGATTTTCGCAATCGGCTTAAACTACCCTTGCCCGGAAGGTACTTTGGAAATGCTGTCTTACCTGTACCAACAAGAGCCATTGTAGGTGACCTCCAATCGAGGCCACTAAGCTATGCTTCAAGCAAAATTAAGGAAGCAATAGAGAATGTTAAAGATGAGTATGTAAGGTCATATCTTGTTTGTATGAAGAACATTCCGGAGGTATCTAGCAGTCGACATTTTCAAGCCGTTGGTTGTCCACAGGGGTTGTTCTTAGGAAATCCCAATTTGATCTTTACAACTTGGGTTGGTCTGGGCTTGTACAAAGCCGATTTTGGGTGGGGAAATCAAATTTTCTTGACCCCTGGGTCAGTTGCTTATGATGGAAAACTCTTCATTATTCCTAGTCCTAATGGAGATGGGTCGTTATTTATACCATTGTGCCTACAAGCAGAACACATTAATGCTTTTAAGAAGCATTTCTATGATGATATATGATGATGTAGACTTACAAGGTTCGTTCTTGTGTAGTTTCATGGGGCTCAGTAAAAAGCTTTGTCATATGTAATGTAAAAGTTAGGTGCCACTaacatttgaatttatttgttgGACAGGGAGCCTACAAATTGGCAGCTGGTGGAGAACAGTTCAAATTGTTGGACGTGGAACTTTTAAGAAATGGAAGATGGAGTAAAGGGAAGCCAAAAATTTGTCTCCAAAGTAGTAGCAAATAAGGAGACTTTTACTCCTTTGAGATAGCTAGTATGACCTTTACGATgtcctttttcttaaaaaaaaaaaaaggattaatctTGTATGTATCAAAAATAGATACATTAATGAGTATGGATACTTgttatttcatttcaatttgaactaactctcaatttcaatttttacaCATGTTGTATATATCTATGTTTGTTATTGTATATactgtcaatatatatatatgattaatttttttttcttaagcaAGGGCAATAgccccacttttttttttttagtataaacaggaggactcgaaTCTAAGATCTcttgcttacactccctcccccgtatCACCCAACCCACTCCTCCCccgtatataaga is drawn from Coffea arabica cultivar ET-39 chromosome 1c, Coffea Arabica ET-39 HiFi, whole genome shotgun sequence and contains these coding sequences:
- the LOC140035044 gene encoding uncharacterized protein isoform X3 gives rise to the protein MRLLPFISVTMRDGSAAAILDVKHPNSDLDPDPDLTEAASGEQNYFTEGVPDRDVWRNGCGQKLCNDFKTAEEIMKRRDEHGHHEYESYFGDQNTESLV
- the LOC140035044 gene encoding uncharacterized protein isoform X2 — protein: MRLLPFISVTMRDGSAAAILDVKHPNSDLDPDPDLTEAASGEQNYFTEGVPDRDVWRNGCGQKLCNDFKTAEEIMKRRFGGKGPRHKVDYAQYLLGCCMALI
- the LOC140035044 gene encoding uncharacterized protein isoform X1, whose amino-acid sequence is MRLLPFISVTMRDGSAAAILDVKHPNSDLDPDPDLTEAASGEQNYFTEGVPDRDVWRNGCGQKLCNDFKTAEEIMKRRFGGKGPRHKVDYAQYLLGCYNGNFGCICFTGV
- the LOC113741302 gene encoding hydroxycinnamoyl-CoA:piscidic acid hydroxycinnamoyltransferase-like, producing MVNLIASHIVKPAKPIPTKVMFLSECDQRVPVTHVTIVHFYKPEGPELLKDATGVLKESLSEALVAFHPLAGRLYQKDGGRVELQCNSMGALLVEAQSELKIQDFGDFCPTPQIRALIPPIDNNNTPLHEIPLLLAQITKFACGGVSIGLAVSHVIADGHSGCHFVSEWAKIARGEKSDDQPFLDRTIFQKYEDDHPSSTAPKLQYSDFFPLPVLIGQSSSLEERKKTTICAMLKLSKDQIEQIRNKANYQDLMIHKTSNQSPFSRFVAVSAHIWKCLSKARMHNPAQETVLYVNMDFRNRLKLPLPGRYFGNAVLPVPTRAIVGDLQSRPLSYASSKIKEAIENVKDEYVRSYLVCMKNIPEVSSSRHFQAVGCPQGLFLGNPNLIFTTWVGLGLYKADFGWGNQIFLTPGSVAYDGKLFIIPSPNGDGSLFIPLCLQAEHINAFKKHFYDDI
- the LOC140035044 gene encoding uncharacterized protein isoform X4 → MRLLPFISVTMRDGSAAAILDVKHPNSDLDPDPDLTEAASGEQNYFTEGVPDRDVWRNGCGQKLCNDFKTAEEIMKRRQWKLWLHLFHWSLKDLL